A region of Methanomicrobium sp. W14 DNA encodes the following proteins:
- a CDS encoding endonuclease NucS domain-containing protein, with translation MPIEVGLWNITTNTVNKIEYSSIDSEKRLEDIICNNISILDDDLLIIGRQTPTIYGKYIDLLGINSEGKLTIIELKKNKTPREVIAQVLDYASWIKDLSYTEVKNICKNYHNEEFESLFAEKFGESPPEKINQEHNMVIVCSELDNETERILNYLSGNYNVPINAVFFRFFSDNKSDYLSRSWLIDPIEAEERTSKSGAQSKGEPWNGRDFVVNIDECDGVSTWEDTKKYGFVSAGGGIWYSKTMKNLFPGARIFAMIPKKGYLGVAKVLEESVPIKDFLVRKGNKEVPILEVPLKCENIKNNWDNPDSCEYLVRVEWLKILPDDQPYWVKGLSANQNSAFKLRNKFTLDKLTEHFQLDD, from the coding sequence ATGCCCATTGAGGTTGGTCTTTGGAACATCACAACAAATACTGTGAATAAAATTGAATACTCATCAATTGATTCGGAAAAGAGACTTGAAGATATTATTTGTAATAATATCTCAATACTTGATGACGATTTGCTTATAATTGGAAGACAAACTCCAACAATTTACGGAAAATATATTGACTTACTGGGAATTAATTCAGAAGGGAAACTCACAATTATTGAATTAAAAAAGAACAAAACTCCCAGGGAAGTCATTGCTCAGGTTCTTGATTATGCTTCCTGGATCAAAGATCTTTCTTATACCGAAGTGAAAAATATCTGTAAAAATTATCACAATGAGGAATTTGAGTCACTTTTTGCCGAAAAATTTGGGGAATCTCCTCCTGAAAAGATTAATCAGGAACATAATATGGTAATTGTATGCTCCGAACTTGACAATGAAACAGAAAGAATTCTCAACTACCTCTCAGGCAATTATAATGTTCCAATAAATGCTGTATTTTTTAGATTTTTTTCTGATAATAAATCTGATTACCTTTCAAGAAGCTGGCTTATTGATCCTATTGAAGCAGAAGAAAGAACCAGTAAATCAGGAGCGCAAAGTAAAGGAGAGCCTTGGAATGGCCGGGATTTTGTTGTAAACATCGATGAATGTGATGGAGTCTCAACATGGGAAGATACAAAAAAATATGGATTTGTTTCGGCCGGAGGCGGTATCTGGTATAGTAAAACTATGAAAAATCTTTTCCCTGGCGCCAGAATATTTGCGATGATTCCAAAAAAAGGCTATCTGGGAGTTGCAAAAGTATTGGAAGAAAGTGTTCCAATTAAAGATTTCCTTGTTAGAAAAGGTAATAAAGAAGTACCTATTTTAGAAGTCCCATTAAAATGCGAAAATATAAAAAATAATTGGGATAATCCTGATTCTTGTGAATATCTCGTCCGCGTGGAATGGTTGAAAATATTGCCTGATGATCAACCATACTGGGTGAAGGGATTGTCGGCGAATCAAAATAGTGCTTTTAAATTAAGAAATAAATTTACACTCGATAAATTAACAGAACATTTCCAATTAGATGATTGA